From a single Nicotiana tomentosiformis chromosome 2, ASM39032v3, whole genome shotgun sequence genomic region:
- the LOC138905416 gene encoding uncharacterized protein gives MVIEKHKFSDIIKLGERIEEGIKSGMMTNFEALQATNKALQLGGISKKKEVGAVMVAQGPKSPLTYQTPPPTYHPSPPRYQQPATTYHAYNIQPVYYHSSPPACQNYQKPRPNFDRRPPRQYTSIAEPIDELCERLKAAGYVTPIPAVAMENSSQWINPNKTCAYHSGMNGHTIDECLTLKDKIQTLIDTKVIQAKEAAPNVRNNPLPNHRGERVNVIETNEEWDPEGSIGLIREMDDPKTSPVTLMPILVQTQASLEVEVTAPTPFEVEVTTPFTVMVAPILSYKSNAIPWDYVAEARRKGKTKMEETGVAQGMSRTGRVYILEHLGGTSKEAASKPPVVETVHDDLWRKVQAREYSVVDHLNKTPSQISILSLLQNSETHKNALMKVLSEAYVPANVTSGEMANMVGLVLESHKIIFHEDELPPEGLSHNRALHITVQFEDKFITRVLIDGGLSLNIYPLTTLKRLGKGLHEI, from the coding sequence atggttattgaaaaacataaattctctgacatcatcaagcttggagaaagaatagaagaagggatcaagagTGGAATGATGACAAATTTCGAAGCACTAcaggccacaaataaagctttgcagtTAGGAGGTAtctcgaagaagaaagaagtgggtgctgTAATGGTGGCCCAGGGtcctaagtctcctctcacataccaaacacctccacccacataccatCCCTCAccccccagataccaacaacctgccacTACCTACCATGCCTATAATATACAACCCGTATATTATCACTCATCACCACCCGCctgccaaaattaccaaaaaccaagaccaaacttcgaccgcagaccacctagacaatacacttcaattgctgaacccatagacgAACTGTGTGAGAGATTGAAGGCtgctggttatgtcactcccattcccgccgttgctatggaaaactcttctcagtggattaacccaaacaagacatgtgcctatcactcaggcatgaatggccatactattgatgagtgtctcACTCTAAAGGACAAGATTCAGACATTGATCGACACCAAGGTCATACAGGCAAAAGAAGCCGCACCCAATGTTCGTAATAATCCTCTGCCGAATCACAGAGGTGAGAGAGTCAATGTGATAGAGACCAATGAAGAATGGGATCCGGAGGGGTCCATTGGACTTATTCGGGAGATGGatgatcctaaaacatctccagtcaccctcATGCCCATTTTGGTACAAACCCAAGCATCGCTTGAAGTTGAGGTAACCGCACCAACACCGTTTGAAGTTGAGGTAAccacacccttcactgtgatggtagcaccCATTCTATCTTAcaagtctaatgctataccatgggattatgttgcggaagcgagaaggaaaggaaaaacgaaaatggaagaaacaggtgtaGCACAAGGCATGTCTAGAACTGGCAGGGTTTATATACTAGAGcacttgggaggaacaagcaaagaagctgcATCTAAGCCACCTGTTGTTGAGACTGTCCATGATGACCTTTGGAGAAAAGTGCAAGCGAGAGAATACTCTGTGGTTGACCATTTGAACAAAACTCCCTCTCAGATATCTATCTTGTCACTGCTACAAAACTCCGAGACACataagaatgccttgatgaaggtgcTGAGTGAAGCCTATGTACCCGCCAATGTCACTAGTGGGGAAATGGCCAACATGGTCGGGCTGGTACTGGAAAGCCACAAAATCAtctttcatgaagacgagctgccaccagaaggacttagtcacaacagggcactacatatcacagtgcaatttgaggataaaTTCATcaccagggtcctgatagatgggggtttgaGTCTCAATATATATCCACTGACCACTCTGAAGAggttgggtaaaggcctgcatgaGATATGA